In the genome of Meles meles chromosome 4, mMelMel3.1 paternal haplotype, whole genome shotgun sequence, one region contains:
- the C4H3orf33 gene encoding protein C3orf33 homolog isoform X1: protein MAGRPVAPASPPTDRDGAAPNVVARVSQWADDHLRLVRNISTVMAIAGTVLLLRSVRMTSKFTSSSDIPVEFIRKNVKLRGRLRRITENGLEIEHIPITLPIISSWKKEPCGVLLVKLAGVELTETGKMWLQKELKPSQLLRFQLLGKEKSVLFCYLLVNKGRYFSVNLNEEILRRGLGKTVLVKGLDYDSKIYWTIHRNLLKAELTALKKREGIWKEESEESYLEKFKGSWREIWKKDSYFKKSGSDFNLKKESYYEKFRKTYETWKDNINNYSFILKFRELMNRIHFRKKG from the exons ATGGCGGGGCGGCCTGTGGCCCCGGCCTCGCCGCCGACGGATCGGGACGGAGCGGCGCCCAACGTGGTGGCGCGGGTCTCGCAGTGGGCCGACGACCACCTGCGCCTCGTCCGG AACATCAGCACCGTAATGGCCATAGCTGGAACAGTGTTACTTCTAAGAAGTGTTCGGATG ACATCAAAATTTACAAGTTCTTCAGATATTCCAGTAGAATTTATACGAAAGAATGTTAAACTACGTGGACGATTACGCCGAATAACTGAGAATGGCTTAGAAATTGAGCATATTCCTATTACTTTACCTATCATATCTTCATGGAAAA AAGAGCCCTGTGGTGTTCTGCTGGTTAAACTGGCAGGAGTAGAACTCACTGAAACTGGGAAGATGTGGTTACAAAAAGAGTTAAAACCTTCCCAATTGCTACGGTTTCAACTTCTTGGAAAGGAGAAGTCAGTGCTCTTTTGCTATCTTCTAGTGAATAAG ggTAGGTATTTTAGTGTGAATCTgaatgaagaaattttgagaagagGCCTTGGCAAAACTGTTCTTGTTAAAGGGCTAGACTATGATTCTAAAATCTATTGGACAATTCACAGAAACTTACTTAAAGCTGAATTaacagccttaaaaaaaagagaaggaatatGGAAGGAAGAATCTGAAGAAAGTTATTTGGAAAAATTCAAAGGCTCCTGGAGAGAaatatggaaaaaagacagttattttaaaaaaagtggatCAGATttcaatttgaaaaaagaaagttattatgAGAAATTTAGAAAGACTTATGAAACATGGAAAGACAACATAAATAACTACTCCTTTATATTGAAGTTCAGAGAACTTATGAATCGCATACACTTTCGTAAAAAAGGGTGA
- the C4H3orf33 gene encoding protein C3orf33 homolog isoform X4 — translation MAGRPVAPASPPTDRDGAAPNVVARVSQWADDHLRLVRNISTVMAIAGTVLLLRSVRMTSKFTSSSDIPVEFIRKNVKLRGRLRRITENGLEIEHIPITLPIISSWKKEPCGVLLVKLAGVELTETGKMWLQKELKPSQLLRFQLLGKEKSVLFCYLLVNKVLG, via the exons ATGGCGGGGCGGCCTGTGGCCCCGGCCTCGCCGCCGACGGATCGGGACGGAGCGGCGCCCAACGTGGTGGCGCGGGTCTCGCAGTGGGCCGACGACCACCTGCGCCTCGTCCGG AACATCAGCACCGTAATGGCCATAGCTGGAACAGTGTTACTTCTAAGAAGTGTTCGGATG ACATCAAAATTTACAAGTTCTTCAGATATTCCAGTAGAATTTATACGAAAGAATGTTAAACTACGTGGACGATTACGCCGAATAACTGAGAATGGCTTAGAAATTGAGCATATTCCTATTACTTTACCTATCATATCTTCATGGAAAA AAGAGCCCTGTGGTGTTCTGCTGGTTAAACTGGCAGGAGTAGAACTCACTGAAACTGGGAAGATGTGGTTACAAAAAGAGTTAAAACCTTCCCAATTGCTACGGTTTCAACTTCTTGGAAAGGAGAAGTCAGTGCTCTTTTGCTATCTTCTAGTGAATAAG GTGCTTGGCTGA
- the C4H3orf33 gene encoding protein C3orf33 homolog isoform X3 → MAGRPVAPASPPTDRDGAAPNVVARVSQWADDHLRLVRNISTVMAIAGTVLLLRSVRMTSKFTSSSDIPVEFIRKNVKLRGRLRRITENGLEIEHIPITLPIISSWKKEPCGVLLVKLAGVELTETGKMWLQKELKPSQLLRFQLLGKEKSVLFCYLLVNKDSAGMFLTVQYIP, encoded by the exons ATGGCGGGGCGGCCTGTGGCCCCGGCCTCGCCGCCGACGGATCGGGACGGAGCGGCGCCCAACGTGGTGGCGCGGGTCTCGCAGTGGGCCGACGACCACCTGCGCCTCGTCCGG AACATCAGCACCGTAATGGCCATAGCTGGAACAGTGTTACTTCTAAGAAGTGTTCGGATG ACATCAAAATTTACAAGTTCTTCAGATATTCCAGTAGAATTTATACGAAAGAATGTTAAACTACGTGGACGATTACGCCGAATAACTGAGAATGGCTTAGAAATTGAGCATATTCCTATTACTTTACCTATCATATCTTCATGGAAAA AAGAGCCCTGTGGTGTTCTGCTGGTTAAACTGGCAGGAGTAGAACTCACTGAAACTGGGAAGATGTGGTTACAAAAAGAGTTAAAACCTTCCCAATTGCTACGGTTTCAACTTCTTGGAAAGGAGAAGTCAGTGCTCTTTTGCTATCTTCTAGTGAATAAG GATTCTGCAGGAATGTTTTTAACAGTACAATATATTCCATAA
- the C4H3orf33 gene encoding protein C3orf33 homolog isoform X2, whose protein sequence is MAIAGTVLLLRSVRMTSKFTSSSDIPVEFIRKNVKLRGRLRRITENGLEIEHIPITLPIISSWKKEPCGVLLVKLAGVELTETGKMWLQKELKPSQLLRFQLLGKEKSVLFCYLLVNKGRYFSVNLNEEILRRGLGKTVLVKGLDYDSKIYWTIHRNLLKAELTALKKREGIWKEESEESYLEKFKGSWREIWKKDSYFKKSGSDFNLKKESYYEKFRKTYETWKDNINNYSFILKFRELMNRIHFRKKG, encoded by the exons ATGGCCATAGCTGGAACAGTGTTACTTCTAAGAAGTGTTCGGATG ACATCAAAATTTACAAGTTCTTCAGATATTCCAGTAGAATTTATACGAAAGAATGTTAAACTACGTGGACGATTACGCCGAATAACTGAGAATGGCTTAGAAATTGAGCATATTCCTATTACTTTACCTATCATATCTTCATGGAAAA AAGAGCCCTGTGGTGTTCTGCTGGTTAAACTGGCAGGAGTAGAACTCACTGAAACTGGGAAGATGTGGTTACAAAAAGAGTTAAAACCTTCCCAATTGCTACGGTTTCAACTTCTTGGAAAGGAGAAGTCAGTGCTCTTTTGCTATCTTCTAGTGAATAAG ggTAGGTATTTTAGTGTGAATCTgaatgaagaaattttgagaagagGCCTTGGCAAAACTGTTCTTGTTAAAGGGCTAGACTATGATTCTAAAATCTATTGGACAATTCACAGAAACTTACTTAAAGCTGAATTaacagccttaaaaaaaagagaaggaatatGGAAGGAAGAATCTGAAGAAAGTTATTTGGAAAAATTCAAAGGCTCCTGGAGAGAaatatggaaaaaagacagttattttaaaaaaagtggatCAGATttcaatttgaaaaaagaaagttattatgAGAAATTTAGAAAGACTTATGAAACATGGAAAGACAACATAAATAACTACTCCTTTATATTGAAGTTCAGAGAACTTATGAATCGCATACACTTTCGTAAAAAAGGGTGA